CCTTGGGGAAGGTCATGGTGTATTTTCCTCATTTTGATACTATGTCATAATATCTGtattcattatttcttcactatcaaataatatatagcaTACATTTTGGgacacttttctttttctttttctttttctctttcactcAAGTCACATCTCTCtgctctattttttttctttctcctgtggTCTAGAGTGGTGTAGAgcaaattttattgttatttcttTTGTCTTTACATGGATTTGAATGGCAAAAAGAAGGACATGTTGCCTCCATCTCCATAGTTAATGCATGTTGGAAGTGAAGATGTTGAGCAGCATGTGCCCTTCAAGTGGTGGTAGTTGGGCTCTATTattgttttttcatttcaatATGGCGGCAAAGCAGTAAGCAGAGCACTTATACATAATACTAGTAAAATATCTAACTCTGTCTAGCCTCTCTGAGAATTTGCCTCAACATgagtaaattaaaaaataaaaaatgacccAAGACAGCTATAGATCATACAATTTCAGTTAATATTCTTAACAACAACATTCTTGTCAAAATTacatttatcttttctttaaaatgaCACTAACCCAAGAGCATATAACACACTCAAAGTTATGACTGTGTATTGATAGATCAAACATTCAAATCATAATATGGAAAAACAATAATGTGAGTATTAATTCTTTATCCAAAACATTTTACATTATCTAACTAGGAAGCTCAGATTCCTAGtctttttataagccaaatcaCATTCAAAACTAGCATAAAGGGTGCTAGAATCCAAATACATAAAGAGGTAATGACGGTATAAGAGAGCAAGTCACTACTCGAAGGAAACAAGCTAAAACAAAACTAAAACAGCATCAAAATTACAATTCttattataagttataaccCAACAGCACCCACCTAGTCCAATCCTACACACTAATACACAAGGTGATGCAACTCTCCTTCAAAGCCCCTCAACAATAATGTAGAACTGCAACCAGACACGCACCAACAAGCCAATCTTCACCAAATTAAGTCCTTAATAAAACACACCAGTCACAACACAAGCATCAGCCCACGAACATACAATTGCTCCTTCATCATCACATGCAAGTATGCaacaaagagaaaaatcaaaacaagcTTGACCCTCTTCCCAATTAAACATAAATTCTTTCCTTTGAAAGCCACATTATTGATACTACTACTATATATGCACGTCCATTAATTCAACTTTAGCACTTCAATATTACATTAATAATTAAACAACATAACAAAACACTACTATTAAATTGAAAAATCACACTTTAGCTACGTGATAAATCATCATACAACAAATCGGGTTCTTAATTCGGGTTTCGGGTCACACACACTACTAGCAAGTCTTCAACGGGTTCCCGCACAAACAATCATTGCTACTAAACGACGACGCTTCAAGGTGATCAAAGGGTTCTCCCATTGGAATTGATCCACATAAGTGGTTATGGCTAAGATCCAAATGCCCGATATACTTCGCGGAACACAACGAACCGGGTACCCGACCCTGTAACCCGTTATACGACAAATCCAAAGCCATGAAATACGAATTCGGACCAAAAACATCGGGTATGGTACCCTCCAACCCGTTTCGACTCAAATTCAAGATACCCATACCCGAATTGCTTAACAAAGTTGAAGGTATTTGACCCGAAAGCGAGTTACTATCCAAATTCAGGGTCGAAAGAACCCGCATTCTTCCAAACTCAGCCGGAACCGAACCGGTGAACCGGTTCGCAGACAAATCCAAGTCCGCGAGCCGGTAGATTTTCGCGATGGAAACCGGAATTGAACCGCTGAGCTGGTTCCGGTTCAGCAACGCGCGGCTGAGCATGGTGAGTTTCCCGAAATCGGCGGGGACCTCGCCGGAGAGACGGTTATTGCTGAGATCGAGGTGCTTGAGAGAAGCGAGGTTGACGATTGAAGGTGGAATCTCGCCGGAGATGGCGTTGTCAGCGAGGTTCAGCACTGTGAGCCGCTGTAACTTCCCTATGTCGGTTGGGATCTGGCCGGAGATTTGGTTTCCGATGAGGTCCATGATGCGGAGGGAGGAGAGTGAGGTGATACAGGGAGGAATCTCGCCGGAGATGGCTTTCCAGTCGGCGACGATGAGTGTGGTGAGGTGCTCGATCTTGCAAATCGCCGGCGAGATTTTGCCTGACATGTAGCCGGAGCGGCCGGTGCTCTCGAATATCACGTCCTCTGACTCGCCGCGGAGGTTGACGTCGGTGACGCGACCGGTGGTGGAGTCGCAGCTGACGCCGTACCAGTTGACGCAGCAGTTATCGCCGGACCATGAGTCGAAGACGCCGAGGTAAGGTTCGGTGAGTTCTTTCCGGAAGGCTAGAAGCGCCGCACGGTCTGCCGGAGAGCAGCCATTGACGGCGACGGTTGCGGCGGCGAGAATGGCGGTTACGATGATTAGAAACGGAGCCATTATTCAGTGTGTTTGTGTGAAAGTTTGCATGGGTATATAAATGCATTGAATGGACTATATTGCCCCTTGCATGGTGCTGTTATTGCAacatcagagtttgaatgtaatccACATGTCATTGTTGGTGCTTGAAAGTTGAAATTAATGCCTTGTATTCATGTCCTGTCAGTATTAAATTTTACAAAGTTTGCTTGTAGTAGGGAAGGTAGAGGAAAGAAAGTAAGTAGAAAACCACACAAGAGTGGAAAATGTAATGTATGCATCCAATAGTTAAAAGTACTTTTCAACTTAACGAAAGAAATTCTCACTTTTACGGATCCACCTAATATACACAAGTTTTTAattgtgtaaccttacacaacTAGATAAATTGTCCCTTCTACCCTTACAACAAAAATTAATCCCATCTCCATCCTTCCCACCCCTAATCTACAATTCCAGAAAAAATTCACAGCCACCACcatcttcctccacctcctccctCCTCCACCGCCACAACCATCAGAGAAAATTCCAGGGCACCCACTTAACCCAGAAACCCAGAACAACAATCTCACCCAACGAAACCCACCCCAGCAGTAACCTCAACCACCCGAAACCCACCCTAACCTCCATCCCCACCACCGAAACCTCCATTCATCTTCCCCCACTACATTCGTTCTTCCCCTATCTCCCACCTCTTCCCTGGTTCTCCCTTTCTTCCTCCCCTCTCCCTTTTCCCCTTTCAACTCCCTGATTTTTTGGAAAGCTTTTTCCATCAAGCAAGGTGATGTTTGGGTTCAGGTAGATGAAGGGGATCTAGTCAGATCTGGTGCCttttgttgaagaagaagttGGGGATTGCTTTCTTTGTTGAGCGGAGGGTGGGTGGTGGAAGGGGATGCCCAGAGCTCAACAATGCTCGATGTAAGAGAGGATGATGGTGGAGAGCAGAACAATGATGCTCTGATGCGGGACTCGGTGGTGAAGGTGTTGGATCTGTCGTGATGGTCTCACGGTGGTGTTGTGGCCGTGACTGTGGGAGCTCGTGGTGCTGGCTCCGTTTCGGTGAGAGGAGGAGATGGTGTAGCCGTGGCTGTTGGTGGTGGTGTTCAGTTCCAAGAATGAAGGTGAAGTCATGGTGGTAGGGGTGGTTCTCAACTtaagatgaaagaagaaaatggtgatgttgctgcaggagaaaaaaaaatcaagagagaaagaTGTGAGTGGTGAGGGAGATAAACATGAATGAATTTGGAAAAGATGATTGGATGTTTCGGAATCTGGGTTTGGGTGGGGTTTGTGGATGTGGGTTGATGAtgaatggtgatgatgatgaaggagaagaagaagatgaatggtgatgatgaagatgaaattatgtttttttttaatatgaattTGGGTGGGATGAATCTGGGTTGTTTTGGGttaaagatgatgaagatgatgggaaGGATGAAGATGGGATTACTTTTTTAAGCAGGGGCAAAAGAGACAATTTTATGGTTGTGTAAAGTTACACAACAAAAAAACTTGTGCATATTAGGGGGATCCCACTTTTACAGCTTTAAAATGTGCGTAAAGTGGGTTAGGAGCAAACCAACTAAAATTCGAACATAACCTTAGCGATGATGGCTTATGTTGGAGAAAAGAGTGTTTCGGTTACGGTTTAGGGCGGGGGAGTTACTAGACGTTTATAAAAGCAAACAGACACAAGCTCGTAGACGGTGGCGGAACTATTGGTTGACAAAGGGGAGCCTTGGCTCCCTCAAAGactttctcaaaaaaaaaaattcatatacatagaatatattatattatatgaaACTAGTATATATAATAAAGTTAGTACAAAAAGTGACATAAGAGTGTGACATAAGTAGGAAAGTATAAGAAACTTGTTCAAGATGTAAGCATAAATTGGAATCCATACATGATTATAGAACACCAAATAGAATGAGATAGATTGTGTACCTGACAAATCATGAATGGAATAAGAATTCTTGTTTTCATCACCGGATCTTGTGACAGTCAAGTGACTGAAAATGACTAGGGCTTCCTCTGTATCTCACACTCCCTTTCACAGTCATCAATGGGGCAAGCTGTGGAGCCAGATTAGATTAGTGATTACAGAGGGGACCTAGCCAACATATATTTAACCCTAGTCCCTTCCCATCATGGGCCTATAGGTTAAGGCCTACACTGTAGTCCACACTAATCAATACAGATATCCAAGCCCAAATAAATAGACCACTTAACTGATTAAGTTGGCTTACATATGCACTTCTCTGGATCATGAATTAGCCAGTttttattaaaacaaaaattgcAATTGATTGAAGCCCACaagaattaataaataattcttaCATTCTCCCACTTGGGCAAAATCAATtgcataatttatattttgaaaaacGACTCTCGGGCTAATGACTAATTTTGTTATGTGGCCACATTTTGAAAACACATGATCCAATGTGCGATATCTGAGACTCTTTCCAACTAAAGTAAAGTAATATCGAATCATGGCGGTCATCATAACATTTATTGGTATAAGACCTTCCATGGTTACAAACATCACCGACTCTGTCGACTAGTCATTAGTGTGGTGGAGTGTAGCAAGAAAATAACATGCCAATGTGATCCAACAACCAAACTGCTATTTTCTTTGTCGGTCCTACCGATTTCTCTCAAATGCCTTAAAGCCAAAGAAATCGTATGGTTCTTAGAACCATCATGCCTAAGCTCCAAACTGACGTCGACCACTGGCACAGAGGTCCCATTGACGTCGAGCTAAAATATCAATTTCTCTCAAATGCATTAGAGCCAAAGAAATTGTATGGTTCTTAAAACCATTATGCCTCAGCTCCGATCTAGTGTCGACCACCGGCGTAGTGGTCCCAACGACACCGAGCTCAAAATTATAATTATGCCTCGAACTGTCGACCATAGGCATGATGGTCCAACAACATAGAGTTCCAATATGTCTCAGACTCCCAACTGGTGTCAACCACGAGCATGGTGGTCAAAAAAAACACCGAGTCCCGATATGCCTCAGCTCCAAACTAGCGTCGACCACCGGCACAGAGGTCCCAAATGACGCCAAGCTCCAAATATTTAGTATGCCCCAAACACCATTCTGGTTTCAACCATGGGCACGATGGTTCTGAAAACACCGAGTTTCAAGATCTTTTATATCAAGTTGAAGCAAACTCAACTACTACATATTATCATTCAGGAGCAGAAAACTCGTTAAACTCTTCATCTCCTTGCAAGTgctaaaataaaaattcaccTAAATCATGACACATGATAGCCCTCTTTGGAGAAGCAGTCATATGTAACAATTTAGAGAAAAACAAGAGATATATCATAGCACAATGTCAAACAAACTAAGGGCAATGTCTAACTTGATAAATCATGCAATATACCACAatctcaataaaaataacatattcAAATAAGTGATCAAATATAACATGTGATTCAACCAATTCAAGTCAAATCCTTAATTGAAGTAGTAATCATTTACCAAAGATCACCATCAATGGCTAATAAGGAATGCATTAGAATAAGCACATCAAGACATATAACTTTAATCAACATAAGCTATCTTAATGAGGCAAACATTAGTACACATTCCCCTTTGGGCAGAAAGTGTACACCAAGGCCAGAACCTCAAATGAAGTTACTCAATGAGCATACACTAGATTCGAAAATTCATCCCCTTTGGGAAGATAAATCCTCTAAGCCAATGCACCCCCAATAACTTCATTCATAAATTTTAAGGATATGCTACTCAATGAGCATACATTGGGTTTAGAAATCTACCCCCTTTGGGCGGATAGACCTCCTTGACCAATGTACCCCCAATAGCTTCATACATTAGTCAAACTCAATCAATCACTACATACAATTACGCCTTTTGGGCAGGCAACTACATgaaatgattgaaaatattcCTCAAACTACAAAGAGACTTATATAAACTAAAATGAGTAATCTCACTTTGGTGGCATCACACATAATAATTTATAAAGTTCTTGCATaggaaatatattttttttcttgccAAAATCATGACCCAGTTCAAGCCAATGTGTATCCATAAATAAACATTATGGGTCATGAATTCAAATAGCATTCTAAATAAATTTTGTACTTGCATAGTTTAAACAGAAGCCCACAACCCAATAAAATTGCAAACCATGCAACATCAAATGGGCTAATAGAACTCAGTTTCACCACTTAATCAAATCAAGTACATGACATATTATTTATCCagaatattattttcaaaatatcagctggaaaataaataaaatgattcaCCTTTTATTACTCTCCATGTGAATTCTCATTATCATAAAATATGAATAAGTTTACGGATAAAACGTACCTCAATGAAAGGAATAGGTAAAATATTTTACCCTTGTGCCAAATACTTTTAAATGATGAGGTCATTCCAAGACTTTTCACGACGTATAATTTGCTCAAGTCTCAAAAGTAAATCGAATCAAAATTGAAGCCAATGTCATAACATTACAACATTGTTATATAACTATAATGGTGACCTTATTGAACAAATAAATGCATTGTTTATACATGTGCTCCCACTCTTTCAAACAATGATCAATATGAAATTGGAAGATATACTAGCTCTATTTAAATCCTTAAAAAATTGGTAGGATAAAATAGTATGAGGCACATGATATGCTAACTCTAAATATTTCTTTAAAAGAAATATTCAAGAACGCagcggaaaaaaaaatattagaaagaGATTTATGGAAGACATTATATTTTCAAGTTTAACAATATCATATAACACCGCAGATCAATATTCTAAAATGCATGTTTCATGTCCCTTAAAACTGAacataaaaaattcatataCATCAAAGATGACTATTCCAAATTCTTCACCACTAATAAATCACAAACATGAGAATTTAATCATTCATTATATATCATTTATTGAATTAAGGAGAATACCATAACATATCACTGCATCTCCCCTTTGGGCAGAGAATGTAGGACATGCCTAATATTAATCCTATATGATTCATTTCATGAAATTTAGTGAGAATCTATTCAGAAAGAAAATTTTCTATAAGTTAGTGCAATTAAAAACACTTTGACAAATAAAACTGTACAAAATTCTCAAAAAGATAAGAATGCCCGACCCACTGTAGGAGGCTACAACCAGATGAAATGTACATCTCAAAGGACTGGAAATTAAACTGATTTCCATGATCTGGACATTCTCTTCCTCATTCTTAAAAATAGATTGAATATGTCCTTACTCACTATTGTCATGTTCATAAAACTTTTCAATTGTTGTAGGATTCTAATCAAGTTTCATAAGATAGAATCCACTTTACATTTTTCCCTTTAGAACCTCAAACCCTCATCTTTCTCCCTTTGTGAGACATGTTCCTGTTCCTCAAGCTGCTGCAAGTATCCTTTTCTTTATCCAACTTCAATCTCCAAATCCAATTGTCCAAAGCTAAACGGTTAGTGATGCATTGGTATTTTCTattgatttttcatttttgaatgtTATTATACTACAAGATTAACTTTGAAAAGTGAAAACTGAAGTGGTCCACTGGTATGGTATTTTAGTGGTTTGTGTGGTGCTTCTAGTAAGTAGTAAAACTAGTGTTTTCATATGAAACATaaagggtttgggtttggtgcTTCTTGAAAatgtgttttattttatttttaacgaAACAGAATGCTCCAATAGACAATAGTTTCCATTTTCCTAAATCCTAATGTTGAGATTGTTATTTGTAGCTAGCATATACTATCTTAATCTTATAATTTTTTGGTGTATTGCTCTTTACATGAAACAATAGAGTGCTACTGCTAGGTGATATATTTTTTGGGTGGTACTTTTGATCTAGTTCCTTATTTCTTTTTGTTAAATTGCTCACATTTCTAAATTATTATTGAATTTGGTAGCGGTCAAGCGTGCAACTTATCTTAGGCTTTGTAATGCTATTTTAGATTAGAGGATTATGCAATTTAGTTATGTTCAATTGTACTTTTATGTAATTTTGATTTTAGTATATAAGATTGGTATATAAAGtactttattaatatattactcTTATTCtctatgaaattttttttgttgctaaaaaatatttttgatttttataatttatgttgGCCCCTCTAATATTTTGGTTGAAGGTCCGCCACTGCTCGTAGACATCAAACCATTTTCGCAGAGCGACTTAGAAAAGTTATTTTCTTAGTTGGCAAACAATTTTTAGATGGTGTTAAAAGTTTTAcacttttctttttgttaaaaaaaagttttactCTAATGGATGGACAttataaattgtttttttagtAGGAGAATTTAAGTACGAGAGAAGAGAATAAGGGACATATCCAAtaatgtaaaataattttactatgCGCGCGAGTGTGACGTGATTTTAGTTCATTAAATATGtgacatatttttaaaatattaatgattAACAACGTAAAAATTGTTTTACGCTATcaatacataaaaaaattagtCACCGTATGATAGTTTaggtggtaggagctgggggcATATGGACTAGGTAGGGGGAGGTCCATAGATCGATTCCTCGCGGGTGCagtttatctttctgatgtaaaaaaaaatacatcaaaaaatataatatctaagtaatactccctctgttcctttttaagtgttaTTTTAGCAAaaagctctccaaccaagatagtgagTTATTGGAGGTTTTTTTCCCATTCTACCATCTCACATCCTAATCATGAAGTTATAAAGTTTTTCAACAAAGATAgtggataattaatttttttccactttctcatatcattaaaccattTATCATTCTTCTCTTCCTAGTACcaataaaaatttattaccTCCCTCCAATTGATGAATCTTTTCCTTTGACAGAATTTAATGTTAACACATTTTTCTATATAactttgaaagctcttttggGTACTTTTATTTGAATTGATGTAATGAGAATTTAATTTCCAGTTACTAGAAAgagtataattaaaaaaatggattttaaaacatcaaaacatTGATGTAATGAGAATTTAATTTCCAGTTACtagtaagagcatctccaatgctagttcttatttcttagttcttagcactattcatgtgggcccgtattgccacatgtgtttaagcaactctcaagtaattttgctccaaccatgagttcttagttcttagttcttactactattcatttggtcccaccaaccacattatttatacattttt
This is a stretch of genomic DNA from Lotus japonicus ecotype B-129 chromosome 1, LjGifu_v1.2. It encodes these proteins:
- the LOC130732932 gene encoding DNA damage-repair/toleration protein DRT100-like; translation: MAPFLIIVTAILAAATVAVNGCSPADRAALLAFRKELTEPYLGVFDSWSGDNCCVNWYGVSCDSTTGRVTDVNLRGESEDVIFESTGRSGYMSGKISPAICKIEHLTTLIVADWKAISGEIPPCITSLSSLRIMDLIGNQISGQIPTDIGKLQRLTVLNLADNAISGEIPPSIVNLASLKHLDLSNNRLSGEVPADFGKLTMLSRALLNRNQLSGSIPVSIAKIYRLADLDLSANRFTGSVPAEFGRMRVLSTLNLDSNSLSGQIPSTLLSNSGMGILNLSRNGLEGTIPDVFGPNSYFMALDLSYNGLQGRVPGSLCSAKYIGHLDLSHNHLCGSIPMGEPFDHLEASSFSSNDCLCGNPLKTC